A single Kribbella aluminosa DNA region contains:
- a CDS encoding AAA family ATPase, translating into MNKPTLYLTVGLPGTGKTTWAREVEAGEGALRLTKDEWMKALYGDGNPEAASDVVEGRLIGIGLRALELGTNVVIDFGLWSRDERSALRQAAVDVGAGVEIRYFDVPPDEQRLRLDRRLAASPQDTWPISDEELASWAARFEVPLPGELDGSDPIGDPPSGFVSWQEWIAYRWPPAVT; encoded by the coding sequence ATGAACAAGCCAACGTTGTATCTGACTGTCGGGTTGCCGGGGACTGGGAAGACGACCTGGGCTCGGGAGGTCGAGGCCGGGGAGGGGGCGCTTCGGTTGACCAAGGATGAGTGGATGAAGGCGCTGTACGGCGACGGTAATCCGGAGGCGGCGTCCGATGTCGTCGAGGGGCGGTTGATCGGGATCGGGCTGCGGGCTCTGGAGCTCGGTACGAACGTCGTCATCGACTTCGGGCTCTGGAGCCGGGACGAGCGGTCCGCGTTGCGGCAGGCGGCGGTGGACGTCGGAGCGGGGGTCGAGATCCGGTACTTCGACGTGCCACCGGACGAGCAGCGGCTACGTCTGGACAGGCGTTTGGCGGCCAGCCCGCAGGACACCTGGCCGATCTCCGACGAGGAACTCGCGAGTTGGGCTGCCAGATTCGAGGTCCCGCTGCCGGGCGAGCTCGACGGAAGTGATCCGATCGGCGACCCGCCGAGTGGCTTCGTCAGTTGGCAGGAATGGATCGCGTATCGCTGGCCGCCGGCCGTCACCTGA
- a CDS encoding VOC family protein, which translates to MEIGYVILYVEDLAASVGFYRDVVGFAYKFTDAGYAEFDTGGVRFGLYERRRAEWLTGRGVTPGAGAEVVVMVEDVDECFARLRGAGAEVLSGPADRPWGHRTVHVADPDGFVVEFAEEIPRARQRR; encoded by the coding sequence ATGGAGATCGGGTACGTCATCTTGTACGTCGAGGACCTGGCGGCGTCTGTTGGGTTCTACCGCGACGTAGTGGGGTTCGCGTACAAGTTCACGGATGCCGGGTACGCGGAGTTCGACACGGGCGGAGTGCGGTTCGGCCTGTACGAGCGGCGGCGGGCGGAGTGGTTGACCGGGCGCGGGGTGACGCCGGGGGCGGGTGCGGAGGTCGTGGTGATGGTGGAGGACGTGGATGAGTGCTTCGCGCGGTTGCGGGGCGCGGGGGCGGAGGTTCTGAGCGGGCCAGCGGACCGTCCGTGGGGTCACCGGACGGTCCACGTTGCCGATCCTGACGGGTTCGTCGTGGAGTTCGCGGAGGAGATTCCGCGGGCTCGTCAGCGGCGGTAG
- a CDS encoding LmeA family phospholipid-binding protein — MSPSRQGRGLRRLVVTLVVLAVVLVAVDRIAAVVAQNQLASMAQKEAAKYQVRSADTSVKIGGFGFLPQLIKQDFSKVTLTMGKPAFAKVPGEKLTVDMKNVHVPRSLLFGQSGTVTVGTTDMQVRLSPRELGRLAVKTTPELAGLSMVAEGGKLHAKLASNGINIDVPVEPQIQNGKISLTLGQLSSSIPSAIANGLKNQLANGIQLPQLPYNAQLTQVSIQDNAVVLSATVKDLTFTR, encoded by the coding sequence ATGAGTCCTAGCAGGCAGGGCCGGGGTTTGCGCCGGCTCGTCGTGACGCTGGTGGTACTGGCCGTGGTGCTGGTCGCGGTCGACCGGATCGCGGCGGTCGTCGCGCAGAACCAGCTCGCGTCGATGGCCCAGAAGGAGGCGGCGAAGTACCAGGTGCGCTCCGCCGACACCTCTGTGAAGATCGGCGGGTTCGGGTTCCTTCCGCAGCTGATCAAGCAGGACTTCTCCAAGGTCACGCTGACCATGGGGAAGCCGGCGTTCGCGAAGGTCCCGGGTGAGAAGCTGACCGTCGACATGAAGAACGTGCACGTACCGCGGTCACTGCTGTTCGGCCAGAGCGGCACGGTCACCGTCGGCACCACCGACATGCAGGTGAGGCTGTCGCCGCGGGAGCTCGGCCGGCTGGCCGTGAAGACCACCCCCGAGCTCGCCGGGCTGTCGATGGTCGCGGAGGGCGGCAAGCTGCACGCGAAGCTGGCGTCCAACGGGATCAACATCGACGTACCGGTCGAGCCGCAGATCCAGAACGGCAAGATCTCGCTCACGCTCGGACAGCTGTCCAGCTCGATCCCGTCCGCGATCGCGAACGGGCTGAAGAACCAGCTGGCCAACGGGATCCAGCTCCCGCAGCTCCCGTACAACGCGCAGCTCACCCAGGTCAGCATCCAGGACAACGCCGTGGTGCTCTCCGCGACGGTGAAGGACCTCACCTTCACCCGCTGA
- a CDS encoding PadR family transcriptional regulator, whose amino-acid sequence MTGSAYAAGFPWQDFVRQFERQVGRNCAAFDDIKDELRAAMTGRRGHRGHGGTQQGFGPQWGMFGGGQMFAPPWGPPPPRWRGPKARRGDVRAAILAVLAEQPMNGYGIIQEIAERSGGGWKPSPGSIYPTLQQLEDEGLVTADAEVGRRTFRLTDEGRTYVAEHQDEVSAPWEAMSAPSGDDENGFKPLFGQVATAMWQVLASGTPEQQAKAREAVLELRRKLYGILADSDGDSEQDPS is encoded by the coding sequence ATGACCGGATCGGCGTACGCCGCGGGATTCCCGTGGCAGGACTTCGTACGGCAGTTCGAGCGGCAGGTCGGGCGGAACTGTGCCGCCTTCGACGACATCAAGGACGAGTTGCGCGCGGCGATGACCGGTCGCCGCGGGCACCGGGGACACGGCGGGACCCAGCAGGGGTTCGGGCCGCAGTGGGGGATGTTCGGCGGCGGGCAGATGTTCGCGCCGCCGTGGGGTCCGCCGCCGCCACGCTGGCGCGGTCCGAAGGCGCGGCGCGGTGACGTCCGCGCGGCCATCCTCGCCGTGCTCGCCGAGCAGCCGATGAACGGCTACGGCATCATCCAGGAGATCGCCGAGCGCAGCGGCGGCGGGTGGAAGCCGAGCCCCGGCTCGATCTACCCGACGCTGCAGCAGCTCGAGGACGAGGGCCTGGTGACGGCGGACGCGGAGGTCGGGCGGCGGACGTTCCGGCTGACCGATGAGGGACGCACGTACGTCGCCGAGCACCAGGACGAGGTCTCCGCGCCGTGGGAGGCGATGAGCGCGCCGTCCGGTGACGACGAGAACGGGTTCAAGCCGCTGTTCGGGCAGGTCGCGACGGCGATGTGGCAGGTGCTGGCGAGCGGTACGCCGGAGCAGCAGGCGAAGGCCCGGGAGGCGGTCCTGGAGTTGCGGCGGAAGCTGTACGGGATCCTCGCGGACTCCGACGGCGACAGCGAGCAGGACCCGTCATGA
- a CDS encoding NAD-dependent epimerase/dehydratase family protein — protein MHVVVGAGAVGSVVARLLLARGERVRVLTRSGAGPDAAELVAADAKGGLTQYVDGATAIYSCAGPAYNKWTTEWPPLGAALIAAAEASGAVLVTTGNLYGYGPVDVPMTEDLPLRPSTVKGRVRAQLWNEALTAHEAGRIRTAEVRGSDYLGAGAVSPFSVTVLPKVVAGKRGMLPGDPDAPHSWTYVGDVARTLIAVADDENAWGRAWHVPTPEPLSVRQLAARAAVLAGAPPARVAAMPAAVLRLAGLVDPAAREMVEMQYQWQRPFVVDSTAATVAFGIEAAPTDDALREMIRKGSNES, from the coding sequence GTGCACGTCGTTGTGGGTGCCGGCGCGGTCGGGAGTGTCGTCGCACGGCTACTGCTGGCGCGCGGTGAGCGGGTTCGGGTGCTCACCCGGTCCGGCGCCGGACCGGACGCGGCCGAACTGGTCGCCGCGGATGCCAAGGGCGGCCTGACGCAGTACGTCGACGGCGCCACGGCGATCTACTCCTGCGCGGGACCGGCGTACAACAAGTGGACGACGGAGTGGCCCCCGCTGGGTGCTGCCCTGATCGCGGCGGCTGAGGCGTCCGGGGCGGTGCTTGTCACCACCGGGAACCTGTACGGGTACGGGCCGGTCGACGTACCGATGACCGAGGACCTCCCGCTGCGGCCGAGCACCGTGAAGGGGCGGGTCCGGGCGCAGCTGTGGAACGAGGCGCTGACCGCGCACGAGGCGGGGCGGATCCGGACGGCCGAAGTCCGCGGGTCCGACTACCTGGGCGCCGGCGCGGTGTCGCCGTTCAGCGTGACCGTGCTGCCGAAGGTGGTCGCCGGGAAGCGCGGGATGCTGCCGGGCGACCCCGACGCGCCGCACAGCTGGACGTACGTCGGCGACGTCGCGCGGACGCTGATCGCCGTCGCGGACGACGAGAACGCGTGGGGCCGCGCCTGGCACGTACCGACACCGGAGCCGCTGTCGGTACGCCAGCTCGCCGCCCGCGCCGCCGTACTGGCGGGTGCGCCGCCGGCGCGGGTCGCCGCGATGCCCGCGGCGGTACTCCGGCTAGCCGGATTGGTCGATCCGGCCGCGCGGGAGATGGTGGAGATGCAGTACCAGTGGCAGCGGCCGTTCGTGGTCGACTCGACCGCGGCTACGGTTGCCTTCGGCATCGAAGCGGCGCCGACCGACGACGCGCTCCGGGAAATGATCAGGAAGGGCAGTAATGAGTCCTAG
- a CDS encoding DUF1707 SHOCT-like domain-containing protein — MSSADRDRRRRGGPAGRRRRDWQGYGPSEGWNGWFDDPSGRSREHNWGGDWHARGWAGDWRATAWSEPTDGDPRNNTLNNQQSNSSANDGLWDRPDPRANDGLWDGPDPRANDVPRDGRDSRANDVPRKRVRIGDAERDQAVAMLSEHFVAGRLTQAEFEERSEQATKARYADEFGPLFDELPRTGELQPVKAGPPNLRRRPGPPPAFLMIAPFLMIGLVISSVALTAPWLLWGVFWIVMLSGISRGRWQQHYRR, encoded by the coding sequence ATGAGCTCCGCCGACCGGGATCGCCGACGCCGAGGCGGTCCCGCCGGCCGCCGCCGGCGCGACTGGCAGGGCTACGGGCCGAGCGAGGGCTGGAACGGCTGGTTCGACGACCCGAGCGGCCGCTCCCGCGAGCACAACTGGGGCGGCGACTGGCACGCCCGCGGCTGGGCCGGCGACTGGCGAGCCACCGCGTGGAGCGAGCCCACGGACGGCGACCCACGCAACAACACGTTGAACAACCAGCAGTCGAACAGCTCCGCGAACGACGGTTTGTGGGACAGACCTGATCCGCGGGCGAACGACGGCTTGTGGGACGGACCTGATCCGCGGGCGAACGACGTACCGCGGGATGGGCGGGATTCGCGGGCGAACGACGTACCGCGGAAGCGGGTGCGGATCGGGGATGCCGAGCGGGACCAGGCGGTTGCGATGCTGAGTGAGCACTTCGTGGCCGGGCGGTTGACGCAGGCCGAGTTCGAGGAGCGGAGCGAGCAGGCGACCAAGGCGCGGTACGCCGACGAGTTCGGGCCGCTCTTCGACGAACTGCCGAGGACCGGAGAGCTGCAACCCGTCAAGGCCGGCCCGCCGAACCTCCGCCGCCGCCCAGGCCCACCGCCGGCGTTCCTGATGATCGCCCCGTTCCTGATGATCGGCCTCGTGATCAGCTCGGTGGCGCTCACCGCACCGTGGCTGCTCTGGGGCGTCTTCTGGATCGTGATGCTCAGCGGCATCTCCCGCGGCCGCTGGCAGCAGCACTACCGCCGCTGA